A window of the Gordonia humi genome harbors these coding sequences:
- a CDS encoding alpha/beta fold hydrolase — translation MIPIDRPKLEGSIAVGDKRRRRMGFSEFGAPGGPTIVWLHGTPGARRQIPTEAREYAERRGFRLIGLDRPGVGSSTVHSYSCIADFAHDFQLVLDTLGVDRFSVIGLSGGGPYSLAVSHVLADRVVSTGIVGGVAPVTGPDAIEGGAMGIARHAVPLIDVAGHPIGKALSSILSVARPIADPAISLYARLSPEADRELLGRPEFRAMFLDDLLHGGSRRMDAPFADLRLFVRDWGFRIGDVEAPIDWWHGDADNIVPYEHGAHMAALLPNATLHTLPAQSHLSGLNYAVEIIDTLLTAWD, via the coding sequence GTGATCCCCATCGATCGGCCGAAACTCGAGGGCTCCATCGCCGTCGGCGACAAACGACGACGCCGCATGGGCTTCTCCGAGTTCGGCGCACCCGGCGGACCGACCATCGTCTGGCTGCACGGAACGCCCGGCGCTCGTCGGCAGATCCCCACGGAGGCGCGCGAATACGCCGAACGACGCGGCTTCCGCCTGATCGGCCTCGACCGCCCCGGCGTCGGTTCGTCGACCGTTCATTCGTACTCGTGCATCGCCGACTTCGCCCACGACTTCCAACTCGTCCTCGACACACTCGGCGTCGACCGGTTCTCGGTGATCGGTCTGTCCGGCGGCGGACCGTACTCGCTGGCGGTGTCGCATGTGCTCGCCGACCGGGTGGTCTCGACCGGGATCGTGGGCGGCGTCGCCCCGGTCACCGGTCCCGACGCGATCGAGGGCGGGGCGATGGGCATCGCCCGGCACGCGGTGCCGCTGATCGACGTGGCCGGTCATCCGATCGGCAAGGCGCTGAGCAGCATCCTGTCGGTCGCCCGCCCGATCGCCGATCCGGCGATCAGCCTGTACGCCCGACTGTCGCCCGAGGCCGACCGAGAACTGCTGGGACGCCCCGAGTTCCGCGCCATGTTCCTCGACGATCTCCTGCACGGTGGCAGCCGCCGCATGGACGCGCCGTTCGCCGACCTGCGGTTGTTCGTCCGGGACTGGGGCTTCCGCATCGGCGACGTCGAGGCGCCGATCGACTGGTGGCACGGCGACGCCGACAACATCGTTCCGTACGAGCACGGCGCCCACATGGCGGCCCTCCTGCCGAACGCGACGCTGCACACGCTGCCCGCCCAGAGTCATCTGAGCGGCCTCAACTACGCCGTCGAGATCATCGACACACTGTTGACGGCCTGGGACTGA
- a CDS encoding alpha/beta fold hydrolase, with the protein MKRAVRHAVKPYPIRDLPDGRRLELPGRGTTYITESGPADAPTVFLLHGVSTSGILGWYPAIPALNSDFHVVTIDQRWHGRGIRSSEFTLVDCADDVAAVADRLGVDQFTAAGFSMGGGIAQLAWQRHRDRVAGLVLCSTGPYFSSIDPDRLASEQRISKALKVIDKMMPTPSDATLDDWQGNHLKWGIAQMTSTRLGDQGTFATAMSHFDSRPWLAEIDVPTAVVVSTRDKVVQPERQQLLVDGIPGAQRFDVDGGHACCVLGAEAFVPELSKAVHAVASLKSVS; encoded by the coding sequence ATGAAACGTGCGGTTCGTCATGCGGTGAAGCCGTATCCGATCCGCGACCTGCCGGACGGGCGTCGTCTCGAGCTCCCCGGGCGCGGCACCACCTACATCACCGAGTCCGGGCCGGCCGACGCGCCGACGGTGTTCCTGCTCCACGGAGTGAGCACCTCGGGGATCCTCGGCTGGTACCCGGCGATTCCCGCTCTGAACAGTGATTTCCACGTCGTCACCATCGACCAGCGCTGGCACGGGCGCGGCATCCGCTCGTCGGAGTTCACGCTCGTCGACTGCGCGGACGACGTGGCCGCCGTCGCCGATCGACTCGGGGTGGACCAGTTCACCGCGGCGGGGTTCTCGATGGGCGGCGGCATCGCTCAGTTGGCCTGGCAACGTCATCGCGACCGGGTGGCCGGCCTGGTGCTGTGCTCCACCGGCCCGTACTTCTCCAGCATCGACCCCGACCGGCTGGCGTCCGAACAACGGATCAGCAAGGCGCTCAAGGTGATCGACAAGATGATGCCGACTCCGTCGGACGCTACGCTGGACGACTGGCAGGGCAACCACCTCAAGTGGGGGATCGCGCAGATGACGTCCACCCGGCTCGGTGATCAGGGAACGTTCGCGACCGCGATGTCGCACTTCGACTCGCGGCCGTGGCTGGCGGAGATCGACGTGCCGACCGCCGTCGTCGTGTCCACCCGCGACAAGGTGGTTCAACCCGAACGGCAGCAGTTGCTCGTCGACGGCATCCCGGGAGCGCAGCGGTTCGACGTCGACGGCGGTCATGCCTGCTGCGTGCTCGGTGCGGAGGCCTTCGTTCCCGAGTTGTCCAAGGCGGTGCACGCAGTGGCGTCGTTGAAATCGGTGAGTTGA
- a CDS encoding MMPL family transporter: MAHGSSRTFTRVGAFVHRHAWIVLAFWVLLAAALNVTVPQLETTVSQTSADFLPRSLPANKNLEQMSRDFDAPPSNAVSSIVLVNDDGLGPDDEAYYRRLVTRLTDSSDVAYLVDFAGHPVTREAAASPDGKALTLFVAAEGSVGSTRAHHAAQGIRAEMAAADKPAGLQTYYTGPTATLADLFSAIDVSLLIITGVSVALITLILFLVYRRFATAAIPLITLGVGLAVTRPIVSFLGGHGWLPMSNFTIAIMTALVLGAVTDYAIFTLSSYHEARRRCLPVGDAVAAASGRTAPILIASALTIAAACTSMAFTSIGMFRTAGPPTAIAVVIALLIALTLPPALLSLAGRRGLAEPGPSSEKRWRRRGARIIRHAGVYALASLVLLVSCAAILLTQQRNWDESSMFVHANESTRGYDAVYKHFGVNAIAPEYVLIRSDHDLRNTADLAAMELAADAVSRVDGVATVRSITRPDGKPLAESAAGYVPGQVGDRLDDASKQLGEARPDLLRLASGVRQLTAGADEAKARMPELVDGTDQVVTMAGGVLDAMESAQRVVDAATDGRQDLTAAADELRTGLDRIAPAVAQLRRAAAAAQPALDGFDDLFGPLIESRSPASCSADPACAAARAAFDRFDEATGGQARRTLTQLRGAASVPAETSRRVQQSIAPLKDLLGRLQSLLGRLDGRTPDQIRADLARLTAGVGELSAGMTQLSDGLHQVQDGTDQITALTDRLHEGLDLATDYLSTMSAATSSGAGRGFYLPPEAMKDARFVEGARLLISPDGRSARMLVTWDVNPYGSEALARSRDLAPAARKALAETGLKDAEVSNTGLASLSADMNDQLDRDLLVFGLVAVIAVTVVLAVLLRSVVAPLVLVGTVIVSFAAVLGLSTLVWQHIIGIPLDWSVAPVSFMALIAVGADYSMLFASRIAEEAAGRGMTSGMIRGFGSTGSVITTAGIVFALTMFALMSGTTLNLVQIGFTIGLGLLLDILVVRSYLVPATMVLLGDTMWWPRRKA; this comes from the coding sequence ATGGCCCACGGTTCCAGCCGTACGTTCACCCGCGTCGGCGCGTTCGTCCACCGTCACGCATGGATCGTGCTCGCCTTCTGGGTGCTGCTCGCCGCAGCATTGAACGTGACGGTCCCGCAGTTGGAGACCACGGTCTCGCAGACCTCCGCCGACTTCCTGCCCCGGTCGCTGCCCGCGAACAAGAATCTGGAACAGATGTCGCGCGACTTCGACGCACCGCCCTCGAACGCCGTCAGCAGCATCGTCCTGGTGAACGACGACGGCCTCGGCCCCGACGACGAGGCCTACTACCGACGTCTGGTGACCCGTCTGACCGACAGCTCCGACGTCGCCTATCTCGTCGACTTCGCCGGGCATCCGGTGACGCGCGAGGCCGCCGCCAGCCCCGACGGCAAAGCGCTCACCCTGTTCGTCGCAGCCGAGGGGTCCGTCGGGTCCACGCGCGCTCACCATGCGGCGCAAGGGATTCGGGCCGAGATGGCGGCCGCCGACAAACCCGCGGGACTGCAGACGTACTACACCGGCCCCACCGCGACGCTCGCCGACCTGTTCTCGGCGATCGATGTGTCGCTGCTGATCATCACCGGAGTGTCCGTCGCGCTGATCACGCTGATCCTGTTCCTCGTCTACCGCCGGTTCGCGACGGCCGCGATCCCGTTGATCACACTCGGCGTCGGACTGGCGGTGACCCGTCCGATCGTCTCGTTCCTCGGCGGCCACGGCTGGCTCCCGATGTCGAACTTCACCATCGCGATCATGACGGCGCTCGTCCTCGGCGCGGTGACCGACTACGCGATCTTCACCCTGTCGTCGTACCACGAGGCACGACGCCGCTGCCTGCCCGTCGGCGACGCGGTGGCCGCGGCGAGCGGGCGCACGGCTCCGATCCTCATCGCCTCCGCCCTGACGATCGCGGCCGCGTGCACGTCGATGGCGTTCACCAGCATCGGCATGTTCCGCACCGCCGGACCGCCCACGGCGATCGCCGTCGTCATCGCTCTTCTCATCGCGCTCACCCTGCCACCGGCGCTCCTGTCGCTGGCCGGGCGACGAGGTCTGGCCGAGCCCGGCCCGTCGTCGGAGAAGCGGTGGCGCCGCCGCGGCGCCCGGATCATCCGGCACGCGGGCGTCTACGCGCTGGCCTCCCTCGTCCTGCTCGTATCGTGCGCGGCGATCCTGCTGACCCAGCAACGCAACTGGGACGAGTCGTCGATGTTCGTCCACGCGAACGAATCGACCCGCGGCTACGACGCGGTGTACAAGCACTTCGGCGTCAACGCGATCGCACCCGAGTACGTGCTCATACGATCCGATCACGATCTCCGCAACACCGCCGACCTCGCCGCCATGGAGCTGGCCGCCGACGCCGTCTCACGCGTGGACGGCGTCGCAACGGTCCGTTCCATCACCCGACCCGACGGGAAGCCGCTCGCCGAGTCGGCGGCGGGCTACGTGCCCGGCCAGGTCGGTGACCGACTCGACGACGCATCGAAGCAACTCGGTGAGGCCCGGCCCGATCTGCTGCGACTGGCGTCCGGCGTCCGACAGCTCACAGCCGGGGCCGACGAGGCGAAGGCCCGCATGCCCGAACTCGTCGACGGCACAGACCAGGTGGTGACCATGGCCGGCGGCGTCCTGGACGCGATGGAGTCCGCGCAGCGCGTGGTCGACGCCGCGACCGACGGACGCCAGGATCTGACCGCCGCCGCCGACGAGCTGCGGACCGGCCTCGACCGGATCGCACCCGCCGTCGCTCAACTGCGACGAGCCGCAGCGGCGGCACAGCCCGCCCTCGACGGCTTCGACGACCTGTTCGGGCCGCTGATCGAATCCCGCAGCCCGGCGTCGTGCTCGGCCGATCCAGCCTGCGCCGCGGCCCGAGCGGCATTCGACCGGTTCGACGAGGCCACGGGCGGCCAGGCCCGTCGCACGCTGACACAGCTCCGCGGCGCGGCGTCGGTACCCGCCGAGACGTCGCGTCGCGTCCAGCAGTCGATCGCCCCGTTGAAAGACCTGCTCGGCCGACTCCAGTCGCTTCTCGGGCGACTCGACGGCCGCACCCCCGACCAGATCCGCGCCGATCTCGCCCGGCTCACCGCGGGCGTCGGCGAACTGTCGGCCGGGATGACACAGCTGTCCGACGGTCTGCACCAGGTCCAGGACGGCACCGATCAGATCACCGCTCTGACCGATCGACTGCACGAGGGTCTGGATCTGGCCACCGACTACCTGTCGACGATGAGCGCGGCGACCTCGTCCGGGGCGGGCCGCGGGTTCTATCTGCCGCCCGAGGCGATGAAGGACGCACGATTCGTCGAAGGCGCTCGACTGCTCATCTCACCCGACGGCCGCTCCGCACGCATGCTCGTGACCTGGGACGTCAACCCGTACGGTTCCGAGGCGCTCGCTCGCAGCAGAGATCTCGCGCCCGCCGCACGCAAGGCACTGGCCGAGACCGGTCTGAAAGACGCCGAGGTGTCCAACACCGGTCTGGCGTCGCTGTCCGCGGACATGAACGACCAGCTCGACCGCGACCTCCTGGTGTTCGGTCTCGTCGCGGTCATCGCTGTGACCGTGGTGCTCGCGGTGTTGTTGCGCAGTGTCGTCGCACCGCTGGTGCTGGTCGGGACGGTGATCGTCTCGTTCGCGGCGGTCCTGGGCCTGAGCACCCTGGTCTGGCAGCACATCATCGGGATCCCCCTCGACTGGTCGGTCGCCCCGGTCTCGTTCATGGCGTTGATCGCGGTCGGCGCCGACTACAGCATGCTGTTCGCATCCCGAATCGCCGAGGAGGCCGCCGGGCGCGGTATGACCTCCGGGATGATCCGCGGCTTCGGCAGCACCGGCAGCGTCATCACCACGGCCGGAATCGTGTTCGCGCTGACCATGTTCGCCCTGATGAGCGGGACCACCCTCAATCTGGTGCAGATCGGTTTCACCATCGGGCTCGGACTGTTGCTCGACATCCTCGTGGTCCGGTCGTATCTGGTTCCGGCGACGATGGTGCTGCTCGGCGACACCATGTGGTGGCCGCGTCGCAAGGCGTGA
- a CDS encoding tyrosine-type recombinase/integrase, whose protein sequence is MTIEKYETKQGPRWRVEWRLPDRRKRRRSFTSERAARAFEAELTTAKHQGRFIDPRRGDDVELRSVYDDWIATRQDVTAKVKRGFEDNWRLHVEPAFGSWPVSRVDRRAVQEWINGMDAAPRTIRWRHSVLAQVLDHAIAEGLAVRNVARLAVLPKLVEADHVYLTADEVEGLAAVCGDQGYVVTILAYTGLRWGELTGLNVGDVNLARRRIAVRRSMTQVGGKLTAGATKSRAGRRTVPIPGALVPLLRDLTAGRPRSAPVVMSPRGARLSRENWVRAVGWRERTAEIGYPNLRIHDLRHTYASLARSAGADLRLLQVAMGHASITVTAHTYADLYDDELDRIGTALDKLIDPTAEE, encoded by the coding sequence GTGACGATCGAAAAGTATGAGACGAAGCAGGGCCCGAGGTGGCGGGTCGAGTGGCGGCTGCCGGATCGTCGGAAACGGCGGCGAAGTTTCACATCTGAGCGTGCGGCGCGAGCGTTCGAGGCGGAACTGACGACGGCCAAGCACCAGGGACGATTTATCGATCCCCGTAGGGGCGATGATGTGGAGCTCCGGTCGGTGTACGACGACTGGATTGCGACGCGCCAGGATGTAACGGCTAAGGTCAAGAGGGGTTTCGAAGACAATTGGCGGCTCCACGTCGAACCGGCTTTTGGGTCGTGGCCGGTATCCCGAGTGGATCGACGGGCCGTGCAGGAGTGGATCAACGGTATGGACGCGGCTCCACGGACAATCCGGTGGAGGCATTCGGTTCTCGCACAGGTCCTCGACCATGCGATCGCGGAAGGTCTCGCTGTCCGGAACGTTGCACGGCTCGCTGTGCTTCCCAAACTGGTGGAAGCCGATCACGTCTACCTGACCGCTGACGAGGTGGAGGGCCTCGCTGCGGTGTGCGGTGACCAAGGCTATGTGGTGACGATCCTCGCCTACACCGGCTTGCGATGGGGTGAGCTGACGGGCCTGAACGTCGGTGACGTAAATCTGGCGCGTAGAAGGATTGCGGTTCGGCGGTCGATGACTCAGGTCGGGGGGAAGCTGACGGCGGGAGCGACGAAGTCGAGGGCAGGGAGGCGCACGGTGCCGATTCCGGGTGCCCTGGTGCCTCTGCTGCGCGATTTGACGGCGGGGCGGCCTCGGAGTGCGCCTGTGGTGATGTCGCCGCGTGGAGCGCGTCTGAGCCGCGAGAACTGGGTGAGGGCGGTAGGCTGGCGGGAGCGAACGGCCGAGATCGGCTATCCAAATCTGAGAATTCATGATCTCCGTCACACATACGCCTCCCTGGCCCGATCAGCGGGCGCGGATTTACGACTACTCCAGGTCGCGATGGGCCATGCATCGATCACGGTGACTGCGCATACGTATGCGGACCTTTACGACGATGAGCTCGACAGGATCGGTACGGCTCTCGACAAGCTGATCGATCCTACAGCGGAGGAGTAA
- a CDS encoding helix-turn-helix domain-containing protein — MTNDDDFLTVEEVASLTRQSRSILHEWAQAAEHGAAAKGPVHYNLGRRRYWRRSDVEKWLESRRVEVPGRHG, encoded by the coding sequence GTGACGAATGATGACGACTTTTTGACTGTGGAAGAGGTGGCGTCGCTGACGCGGCAATCGAGATCGATTTTGCACGAGTGGGCGCAGGCGGCTGAACACGGTGCTGCTGCGAAAGGTCCCGTGCACTACAACCTCGGTCGCCGTCGCTACTGGCGACGCTCCGACGTCGAGAAGTGGCTGGAGTCGCGGCGGGTCGAAGTGCCGGGGCGGCATGGCTGA
- a CDS encoding IS630 family transposase produces MANSPAPALQLREGDAAELDRLLRSTSTSAGLVRRARIVSLAAAGVANTRISEVVGTSVPTVLKWRDRYLHGGLDGLLDADRPGRPRHLDHAEVVSATLMPPPKKYGVTHWSSRLLAGHLGIGNATVARAWREYGVQPWRSGTFKFSTDPELVAKVTDVVGLYLEPPENAIVLCVDEKSQIQALDRTAPMLPMQPGQIERRTHDYKRHGTTTLFAALEIATGQVTAAVKPRHRHQEFLAFLRQIDRAYGNRELHLVMDNYATHKKAEVRDWLEQHPNIHIHFTPTSGSWLNLVEVWFGIIDRQAIRRGVFTSVKDLNAKIRAFINGWNDRKHPFVWTTTADEILKKAQP; encoded by the coding sequence ATGGCGAATTCTCCGGCCCCGGCGCTGCAATTGCGTGAGGGCGATGCTGCTGAACTGGACCGGCTGTTGCGGTCGACCTCGACGTCGGCGGGCCTGGTGCGGCGTGCGCGGATCGTGTCGCTGGCGGCTGCGGGTGTGGCGAACACGCGGATCAGCGAGGTGGTCGGGACGTCGGTGCCGACGGTCCTCAAATGGCGTGACCGCTATCTTCATGGCGGCCTGGACGGCCTCCTCGATGCTGACCGACCGGGCCGTCCGCGGCATCTCGATCATGCCGAGGTCGTTTCGGCTACGTTGATGCCACCGCCGAAGAAGTACGGCGTCACGCACTGGTCCTCACGCCTGTTGGCCGGCCATTTGGGGATCGGGAACGCCACCGTTGCCCGTGCCTGGCGCGAATACGGGGTTCAGCCGTGGCGGTCGGGAACCTTCAAGTTCTCCACCGATCCCGAACTGGTCGCCAAGGTCACCGACGTCGTCGGCCTGTACCTGGAGCCACCGGAGAACGCGATCGTACTGTGCGTGGACGAGAAATCCCAGATCCAGGCCCTGGATCGGACCGCACCGATGCTCCCGATGCAGCCGGGACAGATCGAACGCCGCACCCACGACTACAAACGACACGGCACCACCACACTGTTCGCCGCGTTGGAGATCGCGACCGGACAAGTCACCGCAGCCGTCAAGCCACGACATCGCCACCAGGAGTTCCTGGCGTTCCTGCGGCAGATCGACCGCGCCTACGGCAACCGGGAACTACACCTGGTGATGGACAACTACGCCACCCATAAAAAGGCTGAAGTCCGCGACTGGCTCGAGCAGCACCCGAACATTCACATCCACTTCACCCCGACCTCCGGCTCCTGGCTCAACCTCGTCGAAGTCTGGTTCGGCATCATCGACCGCCAAGCCATCCGCCGCGGCGTCTTCACCTCAGTCAAAGACCTCAACGCCAAAATCCGCGCCTTTATCAACGGCTGGAACGACCGCAAACACCCCTTCGTCTGGACCACGACCGCCGACGAAATCCTGAAGAAAGCACAACCATAA